The DNA region TATGGAACAAAATCACATGGTCCTGATGATTCTAGTTTTCACATGAGAGGATTGGGATGATCAACTTTCAAATAGATAGATTTGTTTACTTTAAAACCCATAGACAGGTTGTTGCAGAATATTATTATGACCATTTGGTGGAAGCTTGTTGGTTCttttatgctttatttttattttttcttgtcaaCGATGAACTGGGAGAACTTGTTCTTCTGATCACTAGGCCGGTGCCCGACAAGTCGAAGTGTGGGTCTAAAAATCCACCACCTTCTAGGGCCCTAAACCTTTGACAATAAACATGTGTGGAGCCCAAtatcttttattaaaatttgttaGTATGTAATTCAATATACATTATTAGTTCATTTCCCAGCAAATTATATTTATAGGATGAATAGTTCACCTATTAGAACGAGATCGgatcttcaacaatttgttatttgttcATTGCTTGAACAATGGAGAAAAGTCTGCTTGAGACCTGTTTAGACAAATAGACATCGTAAAAACTCTTACATTTACTGTCTGAATTGCTAacattcaaaataataaaattgtctAGCCCTCTGCACATTAGAGAATTTATACCCTACTCGAGTAAGTTTTGATTCCCACAATTTCATCTAAGCActcaaaattgcaatttaaactaatatgaaaaatgcttagggtattacaacttttactaagatttctttaaaaactagTTTAAGAAGAAGTTGTTGACGTGATAAGTGGTATATAAATAGTCACGTCAATTTATAAGGAAGTTGTTGTAAAAACTGTAGTACCTCTACTAACACTCAACTAATATTAAAAtatcttaccaaaaaaaaaaaaaaaactaatattaaaataagaaatgacAAAACAATAAGATCCGTCACATTCCTAATTAGTCATTTGTTATTATACACAAAAGGAGGGGGTTAATGCGAAGTGGTACAACTCATTGTGTGAAAGTATTTCACCATTTggtttacaaaataatataaataaatgagtGAGTATATTGCTTTgagaaaatacaattataaattagtaatgttaaaaaatatatttttatttcataactaCCACTACAATACTATTATGACAGTTCCAATCAATCATTAAaccaattcttttttaaaaaaaattaaaaaccaataaaaacttCCATGttaacatcataaaataattatacacAACATTACTCATTATAAATTACTCCCCCTGCCCCTTTTTATCAATCACACGATTCTTTAGTcatgagttgaatgattttaaattgaaaatgtagCTTTTCTCCTagagataatattttaaataacatatgCTTGTATTTTTCAATGTCCTCataaaaagttcaaattttctaGTGGGGCCAATATGATTAgccatattaattaaaaaaatatatttttttttctattcttttatgtGGATTTATCCAATTAGTCATTCCAAGCTTTTATAGATTTTGGGTCAGCATCACAAGGATATTGACCCTACATCATACTGGAAACACAGAATATGAAAGGTGGGTGGGGGGtaataaataaaacaaggaCATGTGTACTACATCTAAGATACCCCCATTCAAACATCAATGCATGCTTTGAACAAACATCATTTAACCACCAACAGTACATGTATACTTTCCAAGTATTAAATTCAATTTTGTCTTGGATGGGAAGAATTTTTCATCATGTGTTGGTGACATTAgatataagaaaacaaaaagggtaAGAGTTAAATTACccgttattttaaaagtttaatctcgtaaaaattaacaaatttaattttttaattaatattttaatacttaaaGACATATTTCAAATAATATTCAACTAAATTTTCAGAGCATGTATTATATATCTATTTATCTGATGGTTTAATTCTCTTCAAATCATTTTCAGAGGTCATAACAAGTCTTGGCCTTTGTATAGATCAAAATTAAAAGCTCTACTGACAAGGTGTCAGCAAAGAGTAATTCCTCAAGGGTGCATGATTTCTCCTCCTTGAATAAGCTGCAAGGAATAACACCAAACAGAAAAATACTTCTTGTTATTAAGAATTCCAGCATAAGCACGAACAATTGACATTGTTCTtaacctaaatttttttttaaaaaaaatcttttcaccAATTATGACAAAAATAAGACTATTCCCATGGGATAattcagattatatatatataatgttaatgGATAGCAGGAGGAAAACCAAAATCATCTTGAGCCACAGGCTATATATCCAATCTGTTGGGTGTCTCACTTTCTTAGCATAGCTTTGATTGCTTGAGGTGATGAATGATTAAAAGGAATCCTCGGTGGTGGGGGCATGGCTACCTATGAAAAACACTTACaagttattataaaatattgctcagaaaaaaaaaaaaaaggttagtaatattataaaatattgtaatttttattattattattattattttttaaatgtgggGTTTCGATATTGACATCTTTTGTCTTGAATTTAGGGTCTAAGAAAGAATTTGTGAGGGAAGGCATTGGATACCCTTTCTTTTCCTTgacaaaattgaattttttttttttttttttttttaaaaaaaaggcaaaaggtTGCATAGGCCGTATGATGTAACCACTATCTTCTTCCCTTACGCTAAACCTTTGAAataccattattattattaatatatccTTGTTTcatttattgtattttaattgaaagataaaGAGATTTATGTCCCATTATATTGATGCCCACGCCATGACTATATATAATGGTGTCCTCCTTGGTTGTGTTTTCATCTTCCTATGATCATGAGTAGCTTTCATTTGGGAGTGTCAGCTAAGTTGATTGTCTNNNNNNNNNNNNNNNNNNNNNNNNNNNNNNNNNNNNNNNNNNNNNNNNNNNNNNNNNNNNNNNNNNNNNNNNNNNNNNNNNNNNNNNNNNNNNNNNNNNNTTGACTGAGGAAGCATTGTCTACCATTCTATTGCAGAACTTTTCTGCTCAGTTGGAGAGAGATATCTTATCTTCAGGTAATAGGCTTGAAGTCCTATTCTTTTATTAGGGGGCTAGACTTGTACATTTAATGTATTAACCATCTTTTTGGAGAACATCCTGAGTCATATAGTGACAATTTGTAGTCATGTTTGTACGTTTACACAATTTGCATCTTAGGCACTATCATTGGAAGGATCATTCTCTGGCATGTGGAGctgaattaaataaaaagactaGGGGCATTACTAGAAAGGATTAGGATGCTTTATATCATGGGACTGCAGAACTGAGGAATTGAAAACTTGCTGCCATCCAAACGATTTTAGATACATATAAGCTTCAGAATTATCATGATGGCATCCAAATATATCTATTGATTGTAGATATTAATAACATCCTTATTCGTAAGACAAAATTATGTGTCTGTTGAATCCAATTGCATACCTTTTTAGCACTCTTACTTTGTGAACCAACCAAGCCTGACTTTCTATAGCAGCTAGCTGTTCCAGAAGTATTAATATGTGAACTTATATCGAagtttttatcttttgctttTCAAGTTCTTTTTTGTGCTGCTTAGGTAATATCTATGATGTAACAAAGAAGTGATATGCCTATTTAATCCAATTTCTGTCATTTGTCTCATGACTACAGATTTTATGTTTCTTCTTTATGAGGAACTGCtaatactttttaaaagatGTTCAGCTTTTCTTTATAATGGTACAATATATTTGTCATTGACAacctttgatattttaatcagacATGTCAGCATTTAAAGCAGCAAATCCAGATGCcgtttttgaagattttattCGGTGGCATTCACCTGGAGATTGGGAGAATGATGTCGCTCAAGAAAATGGACCAATTAAAAATCTTGCATTGGTGGATTCAAAGAATGGTTGGCCTCCACGAGGACGGCTTTCTCGAAGAATGTCTGAGCATGGAAATTTATGGCGAAATATTTGGAATGATGCACCTGCTTTGCCTGCTTCGGAACAGAAGCCACTCCTGGACCCCAACAGAGAAGGAGAAAAGGTAGGTTTCTTTTGAGAAATCTATGTTTTGCTTGTTATCCTATCTTTCAATTGTTCATTGCTGTGGTACTTTTGGAGGAACAGCAGTTATACTGTTAAACTTCTTACTAGAAGCTTTTCATATTGCAATCATGTTGTTGGGTCCATGAGAACGAGATGATTAATTCAGATAAAGACTTCTGGTTGATGATTTGAGCAACTAGACAAAAAGAGCTCATCTTCAACCTTCTCCCATGGATTCGCCGTTTGCTTATGGACTTCATATAATCCAGAAAATACTTGTTTGGATAAATGCCACCTATTTTAGTTTACATTCATTACAAAGTAATCCAAGCCTAACCAATTTTGCAAATTGCAAGGATTAACCCCCAGTCCCTTGGTGCTTAAACATGAGCAAATTTTACTTAACCACTGTTTTCTCATGCCCACAAGAGACTGTACCTGGCTGGGCATTTCTTAGTACTGACATGTATAAAACTCCATTCCTCAAGGGAGTGGTTCCCTAAAATTTTACGTTGTTGGGATAATGGTTAAATACATGTATATCATCTATCTTGGACTAGAAAAGAAAGTTTTATGATGTGGCTTCACCATTGTTATCATAATGAGAGTAGATGCAAAAACAGACATGTCTGTGACATATGTTCTTACTTTGTACTTCAATAAATGGTTGTAAACTATAATTGCATGTTAGTTGTGTGTCTGGGTGTAAAGAGAACAGAAACAATATGCTTATGTAATACTAATTTTTCTTGTGGTTTCATAGTTCTTCCTGTATTCTCCCCCATGCTTTTGCATTTCAACTGTTAATGGCACCTTTTTAATTCCATAGGTCCTTCATTACCTGGAAACATTACAACCACATCAGTTGCTTGAGCAAATGGTTTGCACTGCCTTCAGAGCTTCGGCGGACACTTTAAACCAGACTAGTTATGGAGACTTGAAGCAGATGACAACCAAAATGGATCAACTTTACCTTACTATGGCATCTGTGTTGAAACCTTTGCAAGGTAGAACTTATCTTTTCTCTTCCATCCTGCTTCCAGTTCACACTCTTGGAGAGTGAATGGGGATGAGAGAGACTTGGTTGTGGGATCTTCATTGACAGTTTTAGTGTGCCTTGCAGCAAATCGTTTATCTGCCGGCAGTGAGATTATTGGAGACTTAAGAAGGCTTTGTGGTATTCTTGAACATGTTGAGAAGTTACTAACTGTTGCAGCTTCTCTTTATAGCAAGTTCTTGCAAGCACCACGCCTTTCTGAAGCAATATTCAGTGACTATTACAACTATTATCTTCCCAGAATGGGAACAGGCTCAGTAGGGGAGAATGTTCAAAAGGTAAAGTGCCTTTAAGCCATTTCAATTCCTAGTGTAGCAATCTAGCAGATAAATCTTTTGGTCCCTCGTGTCTCCTGGGTGTTAATCAAGCATCATTAATTTGACTATATGAGATAGGTAGCCTCTACCGGGACCCATTCTTAGATCAGAAGGTCTATTTACACCATATCGgcagaaatttgaaatttacttTAGGCCGCCCCTTGAGCAAGGACTGATTTATTTTGCATCTAATATCTCAGGAGTTTGACAAGAAGCAGCAAGTAAGGAACCATGAGAGGGCAGTTGTGTCAAATATATTTACACTACCCACTGCAAACCAGTCATGGAGAAAAGTTTTGAGCATGGGTAATCTTCTCAATGGCCATGAACCAGTCCTCAGGGAGATCATATTTTCCCTGCGCGATAGAGTGAGTGGCAATCACTACGCTGCCCCTACTCCTAGGGTTTATCAACAAGAAATCGAAACATACCGTATGTATATATGTGGAACCTCAAATGATCTCCGGGTAGCCCTTTCTGTTGTCTCGTGCGATTAATCTTCTCAAAGACAATTTATAGTAATATTTATGTTCACTGGAAATTCATTTCAGCCATTTCTTCATCCTGTCCCTTTCATGAGACTGCATATAGAAATCCCGTTGAAATGAAATTGGTTCATTCTGCTTTACATGCTTTTGGAATGTGTCTACTactattttatataatttggtCTCTCTTTGTTATCTGTGGGGGATTGAAAGCTTGTGGACTTGGGCCAAGTAGACCATGAATGCATATTTGGTGAATTAGTCatttataggaaaataaaaagttgcCGTCTGTGAGAAACAACTGAGTTGTGTTCAACTGAATTTGCCTTGGCCTAACTTTCACGGGTTCGAATCTTGGTGGAGGCGACCTATGGAAAGGGTTACGTGGTGCTTGAGTGAAGCTGCCACAAAAATGGAAAGGTTGCTGAATTCAGAGGAAAAGTTACCATAGATTGCGCCACCGTGAACGTCCGGTCAGCATGGAAGGACGTGGTAGATTGTTACTTATTCTATGCAAAGTAACGGATTCTTGCATTTAACATTCATATGTTCACTATAGTGATCCTATTCAAATTTGGCCCAACTTGACGAAAATTGCTAATTTGGAATGAATAAATTCAGTGAAAGATTACCAAATTATGGAACAAAATCACATGGTCCTGATGATTCTAGTTTTCACATGAGAGGATTGGGATGATCAACTTTCAAATAGATAGATTTGTTTACTTTAAAACCCATAAACAGGTTGTTGCAGAATATTATTATGACCATTTGGTGGAAGCTTGTTGGTTCttttatgctttatttttattttttcttgtcaaCGATGAACTGGGAGAACTTGTTCTTCTGATCACTAGGCCGGTGCCCGACAAGTCGAAGTGTGGGTCTAAAAATCCACCACCTTCTAGGGCCCTAAACCTTTGACAATAAACATGTGTGGAGCCCAAtatcttttattaaaatttgttaGTATGTAATTCAATATACATTATTAGTTCATTTCCCAGCAAATTATATTTATAGGATGAATAGTTCACCTATTAGAACGAGATCGgatcttcaacaatttgttatttgttcATTGCTTGAACAATGGAGAAAAGTCTGCTCGAGACCTGTTTAGACAAATAGACATCGTAAAAACTCTCACATTTACTGTCTGAATTGCTAAcatttaagataataaattgtcTAGCCCTCTGCACATTAGAGAATTTATACCCTACTCTAGTAAGTTTTGATTCCCACAATTTCATCTAAGCActcaaaattgcaatttaaactaatatgaaaaatgcttagggtattacaacttttactaagatttctttaaaaactagTTTAAGAAGAAGTGCCGTGTTGACAGTCCAAATTTTAGTAGTTGACGTGGTAAGTGTTATATGATTATGGATTGCCACACCAGTTGTCAAATATGGTAGGTGTTTTGTATTGCACATGACAATCCATATTTTAGTGGCTGACGTGATAAGTGGTATATAAATAGTCACGTCAATTTATAAGGAAGTTGTTGTAAAAACTGTAGTACCTCTACTAACACTCAACtaatattaaaataagaaatgacAAAACAATAAGATCCGTCACATTCCTAATTAGTCATTTGTTATTATACACAAAAGGAGGGGGTTAATGCGAAGTGGTACAACTCATTGTGTGAAAGTATTTCACCATTTggtttacaaaataatataaataaatgagtGAGTATATTGCTTTgagaaaatacaattataaattagtaatgttaaaaaatatatttttatttcataactaCCACTACAATACTATTATGACAGTTCCAATCAATCATTAAaccaattcttttttaaaaaaaattaaaaaccaataaaaacttCCATGttaacatcataaaataattatacacAACATTACTCATTATAAATTACTCCCCCTGCCCCTTTTTATCAATCACACGATTCTTTAGTcatgagttgaatgattttaaattgaaaatgtagCTTTTCTCCTagagataatattttaaataacatatgCTTGTATTTTTCAATGTCCTCataaaaagttcaaattttctaGTGGGGCCAATATGATTAgccatattaattaaaaaaatatattttttttctattcttttatgtGGATTTATCCAATTAGTCATTCCAAGCTTTTATAGATTTTGGGTCAGCATCACAAGGATATTGACCCTACATCATACTGGAAACACAGAATATGAAAGGTGGGTGGGGGGtaataaataaaacaaggaCATGTGTACTACATCTAAGATACCCCCATTCAAACATCAATGCATGCTTTGAACAAACATCATTTAACCACCAACAGTACATGTATACTTTCCAAGTATTAAATTCAATTTTGTCTTGGATGGGAAGAATTTTTCATCATGTGTTGGTGACATTAgatataagaaaacaaaaagggtaAGAGTTAAATTACccgttattttaaaagtttaatctcgtaaaaattaacaaatttaattttttaattaatattttaatacttaaaGACATATTTCAAATAATATTCAACTAAATTTTCAGAGCATGTATTATATATCTATTTATCTGATGGTTTAATTCTCTTCAAATCATTTTCAGAGGTCATAACAAGTCTTGGCCTTTGTATAGATCAAAATTAAAAGCTCTACTGACAAGGTGTCAGCAAAGAGTAATTCCTCAAGGGTGCATGATTTCTCCTCCTTGAATAAGCTGCAAGGAATAACACCAAACAGAAAAATACTTCTTGTTATTAAGAATTCCAGCATAAGCACGAACAATTGACATTGTTCTtaacctaaatttttttttaaaaaaaatcttttcaccAATTATGACAAAAATAAGACTATTCCCATGGGATAattcagattatatatatataatgttaatgGATAGCAGGAGGAAAACCAAAATCATCTTGAGCCACAGGCTATATATCCAATCTGTTGGGTGTCTCACTTTCTTAGCATAGCTTTGATTGCTTGAGGTGATGAATGATTAAAAGGAATCCTCGGTGGTGGGGGCATGGCTACCTATGAAAAACACTTACaagttattataaaatattgctcagaaaaaaaaaaaaaaggttagtaatattataaaatattgtaatttttattattattattattattttttaaatgtgggGTTTCGATATTGACATCTTTTGTCTTGAATTTAGGGTCTAAGAAAGAATTTGTGAGGGAAGGCATTGGATACCCTTTCTTTTCCTTgacaaaattgaattttttttttttttttttttttaaaaaaaaggcaaaaggtTGCATAGGCCGTATGATGTAACCACTATCTTCTTCCCTTACGCTAAACCTTTGAAataccattattattattaatatatccTTGTTTcatttattgtattttaattgaaagataaaGAGATTTATGTCCCATTATATTGATGCCCACGCCATGACTATATATAATGGTGTCCTCCTTGGTTGTGTTTTCATCTTCCTATGATCATGAGTAGCTTTCATTTGGGAGTGTCAGCTAAGTTGATTGTCTTAATTATAATTACCATCAATCAAAACCATCAGGCCCGTATGTCAACAATAATAGATCCCACTAATTAAGTTATTgattatattaaaaatgcatgtaaaaaaaaCGTTTCCTACAGTTTTGAGTTTATGATAAGAaagataattgattttttaagcATAAAACAAATCCAGCCGGCGCAACCTTTTGCTGTACAAACACAACTTGATCCGATAAAGATCAAGAGGACGAGTAAATTCTCTTCAGGCTTGCTCAGCAAAACTTGGCTATATTATTcagactttttatttatttttatttttttatagatgatatgaaaataaaagaaaaattacgaGGGAATCCTTACCGTTATCAATAGGAAGGTTAATGAGCAAAGGAAAAATAAGACGAGAATGCTACTCAAAAACTTGGATAGAAGTGTCCAATTCTGTTAAGTTGTGAGTGTGAAAATTTGCACTCCTGAGAAGCTATAAATGCAAGCTATTCACAAACATGAAGAGTTTATTGAGCAACGGGCTATAATTTTGAGTTTAATTTATTCATAAATTATAGCTATTCACAAGCTATAATTTTGagtattatattttgaattatttattttgaaagcataaaacaaaaagaataagaaaaaagtatatCAAACGAAAAATTTATTCCCTTTTACATCAAATTCAACCGTACGTACGTCCTTTGAACATTGCAAAGAACACTTCACGAGCTTTCTCAAATCTCTATCATGAATCACTTCTTTAtgctcagaaaaataaaaggaatggttttgtatatatatagcttggtttttctttttttcttttttcttttctaaagcTCCTTCTCAATAATTATAACTCACATTAATATAATTATTGAGAGCTTTCAAGAAGAGCTTTCAAGTCGGCTAACTACTGTGGCTaaagatttgaaatttttagaatattaatataattatttttattaaatgtttaaaaaataatttaaaaatcattcttctatccattttatcatttttgtaaGATAGTCGATTGTAACTAGGACTTAATTAATTGTGTACTAAAATCAATGACATGTCGATGATAAGCGACTAAAACTCGTAACAAGGACCAACTAAAATCAACAAAGTTTGAtagtaagtatatatatataaaagaaagataaaaccaAGAAGCAAAAGATTAGAAGTGATGAAAGGAgaataaaagggaaaagaaatacaaaaagaaagttgGTCATGCTTTAGTTTGGAatcttttaagattttaaacatgcaacatatatatatatatttttttcttttaactcttttttaaaCTCTCATAACATgttaaatggtttcctcttattttattttttttgtaaacctTTTGCccttgaaaaaataataataataatttagataATTTTGGTGTAGATGGAGTTTGTAGGACTTTTTATAAATTATGGGCCTTAGGCGAAGGCCGTATTCGCCTAACCATTGAGTTGGCACTAAAAGAAACTCTTACATAGAGCATTCATTAGTTATAAGTAGCGTTTTTTGAGACATTTTATAAATTAGAAGGTTTAAGCAGAGGTTTTTCTCGCTTTACTATTGAGCGGGCCCTAAAAGAGACTTACAAATAGAACATCCATTAGCGATTGGAAATTCTCTCTCTATATCtctcttgttctttttctcAATCATTTCAAGATTGTGCTTGAACTTGTTGGTGCTAAAAATTGGAAATGCAAAATAGACGATGGATCCCATCTCCATTTAGATCCCACCAAGCTCACTAATGGAAGAAGATTTCCATTGATATATGGCTTTTCAATCCTATGAAAAACATGTCGTACCCATGAAACACGCTCTACTGCTAATAGTTAAGTTCACCATGAAGATTCATGAATCAGCTTTAAACTCGACCACCAATAAAAATACAGgaattaaaagtaaaatttacGAATAATTACatcagaaaacaccaaagaacTTCTTAAAGACAAGGATCAATTGGCGGCCATAAATTCTCCTATGATAATAGGTTTTTATGAGAGATGTCTGTTCAATCTAGATACTCTTGTATTTAACAAACAAGTATAACGATTAAacacatgttaaaatattatttaataaataattaaattaattatttttttttatcattttaaaataaataataattttaacgtaataatataataataaaagttataaaCTCAAAAACATTATTTCTACCACCCATCTcacatttcatttcaattatatattttggaaaTTAAGTCTCATTTATTAAGGATATATACAATAGACTAGAgggaaaacttttttttttttttttttttttgaggactAGAGGGAAACTTGTTGTAGGACAGTGTCCTCGTATTCCCTTTTGTCTCTTCACTCAAATACAAACAGCTTTTATGAGAATCACACGTAAAACACGTCATTTCCCACCCATCACATTACCTTTGTCTCCTCTTActttctttattatatatatatatatatatatatatatatgttttttcttttcttctgacAAATTGAATGCCACCTCCAAAAATCCATGGCCCGACCAGCCAGAGCAACGAGAACTTCTagtaatatttttaattgatataaaatttgacttatcaatttaattagttagtaaTTAACTTATAAACCATATACTTTTAATCATTtcactaattataaatttactgcattaattaataaaaaaaattatactaaaaaaaaaatattcttcccAGAGGAGAACATATACAGATAGCATCTAAAAGAATATTCCACGTGTAAATTAGATGAGAATTTTGGTAAGAAATTCCAATTTGAGCTGCCAACTAATGGAGATCTGTAATCACGAGGCTATAGTACTATTAGTGGAAGAATCTTTCTGAGGGTTTTTATTAAGGTTGGCTGAATTCAAGAGAAATAAGTACGGATTAGAGGTAAATTAATCAGATTTAGTATTACGATAATTGAAGAAAAGTAAGTGATGATCACAAGTTGCTTGATATTATTCGCGACAATGCATCACGGGAATCAGTGACCACAAACTTAATTAagatattattatatattatttgggTGATAAATAGaatcttaattaataataataacagtaAACTGAAGTTGCAAAACCTGCATGCAGTAGTCAAGTTGGGTGATTTATAGAATAAGATCTCCAATTTCAAACATGTGAtgttgagaatatatatatatacatatatatatatatctcaaaatCTTACCAAGTCCAGaaattcaaacaccaaaatgCTGGATTTGCAAATCTTGATTTAATCTTTCGACTAGATCCTTGAGTTGAATTGGGcattaaattctttaatatgAATATATATCACAAAGGATAAAAACCTCCCCACTTGAGATCAAGATTCTCTAGTGAAATGGAAAATGAGTCATTCCACAGTCGGGATTTCCCCCATGCTTGCAACAAGTACTTTAAAGGCTAAACTATGATTTTGAAGGCAAACTGCAATTTTAATAAACACTTagttgcatttttaaaaatcacaccGATTTCAAAATCGcattttgaaatcgcaaacccaaacggaccctaagtATTAAAAGCCTTTTTAAGCTTCCGAACTCAAAACTGGGCTCAATCTTTAAAGATTTGAAGCACAAAAACTTGTTTTCAACCACAAGAATAGAGCACAACAAGGAAGTTCTTGaacttaattatttgattttcattATAAAGATTTTCATTACTATAAATATCAGCAAtgt from Corylus avellana chromosome ca10, CavTom2PMs-1.0 includes:
- the LOC132164794 gene encoding uncharacterized protein LOC132164794, which translates into the protein MSAFKAANPDAVFEDFIRWHSPGDWENDVAQENGPIKNLALVDSKNGWPPRGRLSRRMSEHGNLWRNIWNDAPALPASEQKPLLDPNREGEKVLHYLETLQPHQLLEQMVCTAFRASADTLNQTSYGDLKQMTTKMDQLYLTMASVLKPLQANRLSAGSEIIGDLRRLCGILEHVEKLLTVAASLYSKFLQAPRLSEAIFSDYYNYYLPRMGTGSVGENVQKEFDKKQQVRNHERAVVSNIFTLPTANQSWRKVLSMGNLLNGHEPVLREIIFSLRDRVSGNHYAAPTPRVYQQEIETYRMYICGTSNDLRVALSVVSCD